The Streptomyces sp. SS1-1 genome has a segment encoding these proteins:
- a CDS encoding sigma-70 family RNA polymerase sigma factor: MSTERTRELTALVTAARDGDAAAQDALVGAYLPLVYNVVGRALNGSVDVDDVVQETMLRALDALDGLRTPESFRSWLVAIAMNQVRAHWHARQAAPGGVEEARELADPGADFVDLTMVRLQLSGQRRETARATRWLEPDDRGLLSLWWLECAGELTRAEVAQALELSPQHTAVRVQRMKAQLEAARVVVRALDSRPRCQELHGLLGSWDGRPSALWRKRIARHARGCARCSGLWSGLMPAEGLLAGLALVAAAPALLDRVRSAADLVPAGSAAALASAGHGGHRAAGSRTAARGAARRRRRNRRRAVGGAVVAACVAGGGLWYFDSVPGTGREEPSAARGAGAAVPDELVEPSPVSTSASPSASASTSPSASAKPSKKATPSPSAKKTEKATPTTQAPTRASRQAAAASQAQETPSGAVAQVVALVNKERATAGCGPLAEDSLLDTSARKHSEDMAARGFFDHTNPDGADPGQRITAAGYRWSTYGENIAMGQQTPEAVMESWMNSPGHRANILNCSFKDIGVGVHEGPGGPWWTQNFGAKL, encoded by the coding sequence ATGAGTACAGAGCGCACGAGGGAACTGACGGCCCTGGTCACCGCCGCCCGTGACGGCGACGCGGCGGCCCAGGACGCCCTGGTCGGCGCGTACCTCCCGCTGGTCTACAACGTCGTGGGCCGGGCCCTGAACGGGTCCGTCGACGTCGACGACGTCGTGCAGGAGACCATGCTGCGCGCCCTCGACGCGCTCGACGGGCTGCGTACGCCCGAGAGCTTCCGCTCCTGGCTGGTGGCGATCGCGATGAACCAGGTGCGCGCCCACTGGCACGCCCGCCAGGCCGCGCCCGGCGGGGTGGAGGAGGCGCGCGAACTCGCCGACCCGGGCGCCGACTTCGTGGATCTGACCATGGTGCGGCTCCAGCTGTCCGGGCAGCGCCGCGAGACCGCGCGCGCCACGCGCTGGCTGGAGCCCGACGACCGGGGCCTGCTGTCGCTGTGGTGGCTGGAGTGCGCCGGTGAGCTGACCCGCGCCGAGGTGGCCCAGGCGCTGGAGCTGTCGCCGCAGCACACGGCGGTACGGGTGCAGCGGATGAAGGCGCAGCTCGAGGCCGCCCGCGTGGTGGTGCGCGCGCTGGACTCACGCCCCCGGTGCCAGGAGCTGCACGGCCTGCTCGGGTCCTGGGACGGCCGGCCCTCGGCGCTGTGGCGCAAGCGAATAGCCCGGCATGCCCGGGGATGTGCCCGTTGCTCCGGGCTGTGGAGCGGACTGATGCCTGCCGAAGGGCTCCTCGCCGGACTGGCGTTGGTGGCCGCGGCCCCCGCCCTGCTGGACCGCGTCCGCTCGGCCGCGGACCTGGTCCCGGCCGGCTCGGCCGCCGCGCTCGCCTCCGCCGGCCACGGCGGGCACCGGGCCGCGGGCAGCCGGACCGCCGCGCGCGGCGCGGCCCGCAGGCGCCGCCGCAACCGGCGCCGCGCCGTCGGAGGCGCCGTCGTCGCGGCGTGCGTGGCGGGCGGCGGACTCTGGTACTTCGATTCCGTTCCCGGCACCGGCCGCGAGGAACCGTCCGCCGCGCGCGGAGCCGGCGCCGCCGTACCGGACGAACTCGTCGAGCCCAGCCCGGTCAGCACCTCGGCGTCCCCGTCGGCGTCGGCCTCGACGTCCCCGTCGGCGTCCGCCAAGCCCTCGAAGAAGGCCACCCCCTCCCCGTCCGCGAAGAAGACGGAGAAGGCGACACCGACCACCCAGGCCCCCACCCGGGCGTCCCGCCAGGCGGCCGCCGCCTCTCAGGCGCAGGAGACCCCGTCGGGCGCCGTCGCCCAGGTCGTCGCCCTGGTGAACAAGGAGCGGGCCACCGCCGGATGCGGCCCTCTCGCCGAGGACTCCCTGCTCGACACGTCGGCGCGGAAGCACTCCGAGGACATGGCCGCCCGCGGCTTCTTCGACCACACCAACCCCGACGGCGCCGACCCCGGGCAGCGCATCACGGCCGCCGGCTACCGCTGGTCCACGTACGGCGAGAACATCGCGATGGGGCAGCAGACCCCGGAGGCCGTGATGGAGTCCTGGATGAACAGCCCCGGCCACCGCGCCAACATCCTCAACTGCTCGTTCAAGGACATCGGCGTCGGCGTCCACGAGGGCCCCGGCGGCCCGTGGTGGACCCAGAACTTCGGCGCCAAACTCTGA
- a CDS encoding thioesterase family protein, whose translation MTPDSYFEAIDDRRYKPTPHVGGAWHRDEQHFSPLGGLVVHALDRHRAASPDDGLVLSRISYDILGRLAVDECEIEVETVRPGRTIELLEAVVRIAGRPVLRARAWYLLALDTSEAAGGTAEPLTPPESLERWPMSELWSGGYIASLDVRPVAPPRAGRTTAWVSTPLDLVAGVPVSPLASYLALVDTANGIAVLRPPAEWMFPNVDLTVHLHRQPRGRWTGLDTTVSFGPSGQGLTSTVLHDVDGPVGTAQQILTVRPQPGA comes from the coding sequence GTGACGCCCGACAGCTACTTCGAAGCCATCGACGACCGCCGCTACAAGCCGACGCCGCACGTGGGCGGCGCCTGGCACCGCGACGAGCAGCACTTCAGCCCGCTCGGCGGGCTCGTCGTGCACGCCCTCGACCGGCATCGCGCGGCGTCACCGGACGACGGTCTCGTGCTGTCCCGCATCAGCTACGACATCCTGGGCCGGCTCGCCGTCGACGAGTGCGAGATCGAGGTGGAGACGGTCCGTCCCGGGCGCACCATCGAGCTCCTGGAAGCCGTCGTACGGATCGCCGGCCGCCCGGTGCTGCGGGCCCGCGCCTGGTACCTGCTGGCCCTGGACACCTCCGAGGCCGCGGGCGGCACCGCCGAACCGCTCACCCCGCCCGAGTCGCTGGAGCGGTGGCCGATGTCCGAGCTGTGGTCCGGCGGCTACATCGCCTCCCTGGACGTCCGTCCCGTCGCACCGCCCCGGGCGGGCCGGACGACGGCCTGGGTGTCCACACCGCTGGACCTGGTGGCCGGGGTGCCCGTCAGCCCGCTCGCCTCGTATCTCGCGCTGGTCGACACCGCCAACGGCATCGCCGTCCTGCGGCCGCCCGCCGAGTGGATGTTCCCGAACGTCGATCTGACCGTCCATCTGCACCGGCAGCCGCGCGGCCGCTGGACCGGCCTCGACACCACGGTCTCCTTCGGCCCCTCCGGGCAGGGGCTGACCAGCACCGTCCTGCACGACGTCGACGGCCCCGTCGGCACCGCGCAGCAGATCCTCACGGTCCGCCCCCAGCCCGGGGCGTGA